Proteins co-encoded in one Candidatus Thiodictyon syntrophicum genomic window:
- a CDS encoding NfeD family protein — MTPLRSRRWFLVPVALTLLAVAALPAFAGKAPPPDTQVIALIAPDPGSPAAQAAAGPPLDSAAAAAAQPRPSVPDRLLGVLRDPNVAYVLLLLGVYGLVFELANPGTVLPGTLGAVSLVLALYAFALLPVNWAGLALIGLGLGLMIAEAFTPSFGALGLGGILTFVIGSVILIDSEAPGGAVSLPLIAGFAVASAVLLALVAGLAVRTHRRPVVTGGEQLIGAGGTAVAGFPGAGTVHLHGEVWGARCPQPIPPGAAIRVLARDGLTLVVEPLSQEEQSNRK, encoded by the coding sequence ATGACCCCATTGCGGTCCCGCCGCTGGTTTCTGGTACCGGTGGCCTTAACCCTGCTGGCCGTTGCGGCGCTGCCCGCGTTCGCCGGGAAGGCCCCCCCGCCGGACACCCAGGTCATCGCCCTGATCGCCCCGGACCCGGGCAGCCCGGCGGCGCAGGCCGCCGCCGGGCCGCCCCTCGACAGCGCCGCGGCCGCGGCGGCGCAGCCGCGGCCGAGCGTGCCGGACCGGCTCCTGGGGGTCCTGCGTGACCCCAATGTCGCCTATGTCCTGCTCCTGCTCGGGGTTTACGGGCTGGTCTTCGAGCTGGCCAACCCGGGCACGGTGCTGCCCGGGACCCTGGGGGCCGTCAGTCTGGTGTTGGCCCTTTATGCCTTTGCACTGCTGCCGGTCAACTGGGCGGGGCTGGCCCTGATCGGGCTGGGGCTGGGGCTGATGATCGCGGAGGCCTTCACGCCCAGCTTCGGCGCCCTGGGTCTGGGGGGGATCCTGACCTTCGTGATCGGCTCGGTGATCCTGATCGACAGCGAGGCCCCCGGCGGTGCGGTCTCGCTGCCGCTGATCGCGGGGTTTGCGGTGGCGAGCGCGGTGCTTCTGGCGCTGGTGGCGGGCCTGGCGGTCCGCACCCACCGGCGCCCGGTGGTGACCGGCGGCGAGCAACTGATCGGTGCCGGCGGCACCGCCGTGGCGGGCTTTCCGGGCGCGGGCACCGTCCACCTGCATGGGGAGGTCTGGGGCGCCCGCTGTCCCCAACCCATACCCCCG